In Phyllostomus discolor isolate MPI-MPIP mPhyDis1 chromosome 3, mPhyDis1.pri.v3, whole genome shotgun sequence, a single genomic region encodes these proteins:
- the PRPF4 gene encoding U4/U6 small nuclear ribonucleoprotein Prp4 isoform X3, with protein MLSFVFDRSGLCKLWSVPDCNLLHTLRGHNTNVGAIVFHPKSTVSLDQKDVNLASCAADGSVKLWSLDSDEPVADIEGHTVRVARVMWHPSGRFLGTTCYDRSWRLWDLEAQEEILHQEGHSMGVYDIAFHQDGSLAGTGGLDAFGRVWDLRTGRCIMFLEGHLKEIYGINFSPNGYHIATGSGDNTCKVWDLRQRRCIYTIPAHHNLVTGVKFEPIHGNFLLTGAYDNTAKIWTHPGWSPLKTLAGHEGKVMGLDISSDGQLIATCSYDRTFKLWMAE; from the exons ATGCTTTCCTTTGTATTTGATAGGAGTGGGCTTTGCAAGCTCTGGTCCGTTCCTGATTGCAACCTCCTTCACACCCTTCGAG GCCATAACACAAACGTAGGAGCAATTGTATTCCATCCGAAATCCACTGTCTCCTTGGACCAAAAAGATGTCAATCTGGCCTCTTGTGCTGCTGATGGTTCCGTGAAACTTTGGAGCCTTGACAG TGATGAACCAGTGGCAGATATTGAGGGCCATACAGTGCGTGTGGCCCGTGTAATGTGGCATCCATCAGGACGTTTCTTGGGTACCACCTG CTATGACCGCTCGTGGCGCCTGTGGGATTTGGAGGCGCAAGAGGAGATCCTGCACCAGGAGGGCCACAGCATGGGCGTGTACGACATTGCCTTCCATCAAGATGGCTCTTTGGCTGGCACTGG GGGCCTGGATGCATTTGGTCGCGTTTGGGACCTGCGCACAGGACGTTGCATCATGTTCCTAGAGGGGCACCTGAAGGAAATCTACGGGATAAATTTCTCCCCCAACGG CTACCACATTGCTACTGGCAGCGGTGACAACACCTGCAAAGTGTGGGACCTTCGACAGCGGCGTTGCATCTACACCATCCCTGCCCATCATAACTTAGTGACTGGTGTCAAGTTTGAAC ctATCCATGGGAATTTCTTGCTCACTGGTGCCTATGATAACACAGCCAAGATCTGGACCCACCCAGGCTGGTCCCCGCTGAAGACTCTGGCTGGCCACGAAGGCAAAGTGATGGGCCTCGACATCTCTTCTGACGGGCAGCTGATAGCCACTTGCTCATATGACAGGACCTTCAAGCTCTGGATGGCGGAGTAG
- the RNF183 gene encoding E3 ubiquitin-protein ligase RNF183: MAEQQGREPECPVCWNPFNNTFHTPKVLDCCHSFCVECLAHLSLVTPAQRQLLCPLCRQPTVLASGQPVTDLPTDTAMLTLLRLEPHHIILEGHQLCLKDQPKSRYFLRQPRVYTLDLGPQLGSQTEAPQATAPTTTPLPVPLSSHYSLRECLHNPQFRIFAYLMAVILSVTLLLIFSIFWTKQFLWSVG; this comes from the coding sequence ATGGCTGAGCAGCAGGGCCGGGAGCCCGAGTGCCCCGTCTGCTGGAACCCCTTCAACAACACATTCCACACCCCGAAAGTGCTGGACTGCTGCCACTCCTTCTGCGTGGAATGCCTGGCCCACCTCAGCCTGGTGACTCCAGCCCAGCGCCAGCTGCTGTGCCCACTCTGTCGCCAGCCCACTGTGCTGGCCTCCGGGCAGCCTGTCACTGACTTGCCCACCGATACGGCCATGCTCACCCTGCTCCGCCTGGAGCCCCACCACATCATCTTGGAAGGTCACCAGCTCTGTCTCAAGGACCAGCCCAAGAGTCGCTACTTCCTGCGCCAGCCCCGGGTCTACACGCTGGACCTAGGTCCCCAGCTCGGGAGCCAGACTGAGGCCccgcaggccacggcccctaccACCACGCCCCTGCCCGTCCCCCTCTCCAGCCACTACTCTCTGAGGGAGTGTCTCCACAACCCCCAGTTCCGCATCTTTGCCTACCTGATGGCTGTCATCCTCAGCGTCACTCTGTTGCTCATCTTCTCCATCTTTTGGACCAAGCAGTTCCTTTGGAGTGTGGGGTGA